A section of the Roseovarius sp. W115 genome encodes:
- the lepA gene encoding translation elongation factor 4 has product MTPLSHIRNFSIVAHIDHGKSTLADRLIQSTNTVAERDMKEQLLDSMDIERERGITIKANTVRIDYTAKNGEAYVLNLIDTPGHVDFAYEVSRSMRAVEGSLLVVDSTQGVEAQTLANVYQAIDADHEIVPVFNKIDLPASDIDRVAEQVEDVIGIDASGAIAVSAKTGEGIVETLEAIVTELPAPTGDSDAPLKAMLVDSCYDPYLGVVVLVRIMDGMLKKGDQIKMMQTGAKYGVDRIGVFRPEMQNIDALGPGEIGFITASIKQVRDTRVGDTITHEKKGTDTPLPGFKPAQPVVFCGLFPVDSAQFEDLRDAIDKLALNDASFSFEMETSAALGFGFRCGFLGLLHLEVIRDRIEREYDIELITTAPSVIYHVYMKDGTQIDLHNPADMPDPSTVDHIEEPRIKATILVPDDYLGDVLKLCQDRRGIQLDLTYAGSRAMVVYDLPLNEVVFDFYDRLKSVTKGYASFDYQMEGYREDNLVKMSVLVNEEPVDALSMMVHRDRAEMRGRAMCEKLKDLIPRHMFKIPIQAAIGGKVIARETLSALRKDVTAKCYGGDATRKKKLLEKQKAGKKKMRQFGKVDIPQEAFISALKMDG; this is encoded by the coding sequence ATGACACCGCTTTCGCATATCCGCAATTTCTCCATCGTGGCGCATATTGACCACGGGAAATCCACGCTGGCTGACCGCCTGATCCAATCCACCAACACGGTGGCGGAACGGGACATGAAAGAGCAGCTTCTGGACAGCATGGATATCGAGCGAGAGCGCGGCATCACGATCAAAGCCAACACAGTGCGCATCGACTACACTGCCAAGAATGGCGAGGCCTATGTGCTCAACCTGATCGACACGCCCGGTCACGTGGATTTCGCTTATGAAGTCAGCCGGTCGATGCGCGCGGTTGAAGGCTCCCTTCTGGTGGTGGACAGCACCCAAGGGGTTGAGGCGCAGACGCTGGCCAATGTCTACCAGGCCATTGACGCAGATCATGAGATCGTGCCGGTGTTCAACAAAATCGACCTGCCCGCCAGCGACATCGACCGCGTCGCCGAACAGGTGGAGGACGTTATCGGCATCGACGCGTCAGGGGCTATCGCTGTCTCGGCCAAGACCGGCGAAGGCATCGTGGAAACGCTGGAAGCCATCGTGACAGAACTGCCCGCCCCAACCGGCGACTCCGATGCCCCCCTCAAAGCCATGCTGGTCGACAGCTGCTATGATCCCTACCTTGGCGTCGTCGTGCTGGTGCGGATCATGGACGGGATGCTCAAGAAGGGCGACCAGATCAAAATGATGCAAACCGGGGCCAAATACGGCGTCGACCGCATCGGCGTCTTCCGCCCTGAAATGCAGAATATCGACGCGCTCGGCCCGGGTGAGATCGGCTTCATCACAGCCTCCATCAAACAGGTGCGTGACACCCGCGTGGGCGACACAATCACCCATGAGAAAAAGGGCACCGACACGCCCTTGCCAGGCTTTAAACCCGCACAACCGGTGGTCTTCTGTGGTCTCTTCCCGGTGGACAGCGCGCAATTCGAAGACCTGCGCGACGCCATCGACAAACTGGCCCTCAACGACGCCAGCTTCAGTTTCGAGATGGAGACCTCCGCCGCCCTCGGCTTTGGCTTCCGCTGCGGCTTTCTCGGCCTGCTGCACCTTGAGGTGATCCGCGACCGGATAGAGCGGGAATATGACATTGAACTGATCACCACAGCGCCCAGCGTGATCTACCACGTCTATATGAAAGACGGCACGCAGATCGATCTGCACAACCCCGCCGACATGCCGGATCCGTCGACCGTCGATCACATCGAGGAGCCGCGCATCAAGGCCACGATCCTCGTGCCGGATGACTACCTCGGAGATGTGCTGAAACTCTGCCAGGACCGCCGCGGCATTCAGCTTGACCTGACCTACGCGGGCAGCCGCGCGATGGTGGTCTATGACCTGCCGCTCAATGAGGTGGTCTTCGACTTCTACGACCGGCTGAAATCTGTCACCAAGGGCTATGCGAGCTTTGACTACCAGATGGAGGGCTACCGCGAGGACAACCTTGTGAAGATGTCCGTGCTGGTGAACGAAGAACCGGTCGATGCGCTCTCCATGATGGTGCACCGCGACCGGGCCGAAATGCGCGGTCGGGCCATGTGCGAGAAGCTCAAAGACCTGATCCCGCGCCACATGTTCAAAATTCCGATCCAGGCGGCCATCGGCGGCAAAGTCATCGCCCGAGAGACGCTCTCCGCCTTGCGCAAAGACGTGACGGCCAAATGCTATGGCGGAGATGCCACGCGGAAGAAAAAGCTTCTGGAAAAGCAGAAGGCGGGCAAGAAAAAGATGCGCCAGTTCGGGAAGGTGGATATTCCGCAGGAGGCGTTTATTTCGGCGCTGAAGATGGATGGGTAA
- a CDS encoding IS3 family transposase (programmed frameshift), with protein MGKTKNGTRYPEELRARAVRMVLDHEAEYASRSAAILSISQKVGCSRDSLRIWVKQHETDTGKRDGLTTVERERIKELERENRQLRQANEILKKASAYFCTGGARPPIPQMIAFIKEHRSVHGVEPMCRVLQIAPSTFYEHLAVEREPDRASDRAKRDAYLRKEMKDVWEKNRSVYGARKLWHAMKRERIDIARCTVERLMRQLGIQGVRRGKKVKTTYGQPADQCPLDKVNRQFRAAMPNELWVSDFTFVSTWRGFVYVGFVIDTFANRIVGWKASTTQDTQFVLDALEQAIHARRPAEKLIHHSDRGSQYVSIKYTERLVDAGLEPSVGSVGDSYDNALAETIIGLFKTEVINRLGPWKSKDQVEWETLQWVDWFNRERLLEPLGYITPIEAEEKYEQALKSNKIAA; from the exons ATGGGAAAGACGAAGAACGGAACACGTTATCCAGAGGAACTGCGCGCCCGAGCGGTGCGGATGGTTTTGGATCACGAGGCAGAATATGCGAGCAGATCGGCAGCAATCTTGTCGATTTCTCAGAAGGTTGGATGCAGCAGGGACAGCCTGCGCATCTGGGTCAAACAACATGAGACAGACACGGGTAAGCGTGATGGTCTGACGACGGTTGAGAGGGAACGCATCAAGGAACTTGAACGCGAGAACCGGCAACTGCGTCAGGCCAATGAGATCCTCAAAAAGGCATCTGCTTATT TTTGCACAGGCGGAGCTCGACCGCCCATTCCGCAAATGATTGCCTTCATCAAGGAGCACCGAAGCGTGCATGGGGTCGAGCCGATGTGCCGTGTTCTGCAGATTGCCCCGTCGACTTTCTACGAGCATCTGGCCGTTGAACGCGAACCTGACCGTGCATCGGATCGCGCCAAGCGGGATGCGTATCTGCGCAAAGAGATGAAAGACGTTTGGGAGAAGAACAGATCAGTCTACGGCGCACGTAAACTGTGGCATGCAATGAAGCGCGAGAGGATCGATATCGCCCGCTGCACGGTTGAACGCTTGATGCGCCAGCTTGGTATTCAAGGCGTTCGGCGGGGCAAGAAGGTCAAAACCACCTATGGTCAGCCTGCCGATCAATGCCCACTGGACAAGGTTAATCGCCAGTTCCGGGCTGCGATGCCAAACGAGCTTTGGGTGTCCGACTTCACGTTTGTGTCCACCTGGCGGGGCTTCGTCTACGTGGGCTTTGTCATTGATACCTTCGCCAACCGGATCGTCGGCTGGAAAGCATCGACAACACAGGACACGCAGTTTGTCTTGGATGCGCTCGAACAGGCGATCCATGCGCGCAGACCTGCTGAGAAACTGATCCATCATTCAGATCGCGGATCGCAATATGTATCGATCAAGTACACAGAGCGTTTGGTCGATGCAGGATTGGAACCATCCGTCGGCAGCGTCGGCGACAGCTATGACAATGCACTGGCTGAGACAATCATCGGCCTGTTCAAAACGGAAGTCATCAACAGGCTGGGGCCATGGAAGTCCAAAGATCAGGTCGAATGGGAAACCCTGCAATGGGTCGATTGGTTCAATAGGGAACGCTTGCTCGAACCTCTCGGCTACATCACACCAATCGAAGCGGAGGAGAAATACGAACAAGCCTTGAAATCAAACAAAATCGCAGCTTGA
- a CDS encoding DUF4062 domain-containing protein — translation MCYRGGAGVNPGLRLGEVVGRDFGPLIWMHSGVKPRATLASTPKPTKQHISISSSKSRSSSMSRKKYQVFLSSTYSDLRSERDSITKALYEMDCIPVGMEAFPAADEEQLSFIKRIIQDTDYYILIVGARYGSLDREGVSFTEREYQFAKSIGIPILAFIHDDPGGLDEKKSDLSDAKKAEQFYRFRNEVMESRMVKMWNEGEPPRFCRRLLSSYFKLRFCLISRLVRISPPLRLV, via the coding sequence ATGTGTTATCGTGGAGGGGCCGGGGTGAACCCCGGCCTACGGTTGGGTGAAGTTGTAGGGCGGGATTTCGGCCCGTTAATTTGGATGCATAGTGGTGTGAAACCCCGCGCTACACTTGCTTCTACTCCGAAACCCACTAAGCAGCATATTAGCATTAGCTCATCAAAATCTCGGTCATCATCAATGTCACGCAAAAAGTACCAAGTTTTTCTTTCTTCGACTTACTCAGACCTGCGATCCGAGAGAGATTCAATAACTAAAGCGCTATATGAGATGGATTGCATACCTGTTGGCATGGAGGCCTTCCCAGCAGCCGATGAGGAGCAACTATCTTTCATCAAGAGGATCATCCAAGACACTGATTATTATATTTTAATTGTTGGAGCCAGATATGGGAGCCTTGACAGAGAAGGTGTTAGCTTTACCGAGAGGGAATATCAGTTTGCAAAGAGTATTGGAATTCCAATCCTAGCGTTCATTCATGACGACCCCGGAGGCTTAGACGAGAAAAAATCTGACCTTAGTGACGCAAAAAAAGCTGAGCAGTTCTACCGTTTTCGAAACGAAGTAATGGAATCACGAATGGTCAAAATGTGGAATGAAGGTGAACCGCCCCGGTTTTGCCGGAGACTGTTGAGTTCGTATTTCAAGCTGCGATTTTGTTTGATTTCAAGGCTTGTTCGTATTTCTCCTCCGCTTCGATTGGTGTGA
- a CDS encoding REP-associated tyrosine transposase translates to MSFYRRPRVSGATVFFTVALAQRGGSLLVDEVTRLRAAVRQTKTERPFHIDAWVVLPDHLHALWTLPAGDADFSTRWGAIKARFTMSVRRAGFTPPSRLPMVTSGRYAGVNPGLRHDKGEVGIWQRRFWEHHIRDEADYRAHVRYCWLNPVKHGLVKRPEDWPYSSVHRDRRFQKDMDLML, encoded by the coding sequence ATGTCCTTCTATCGCCGCCCAAGGGTATCCGGGGCAACCGTGTTCTTCACCGTTGCCCTGGCACAGCGTGGTGGATCGCTTCTGGTGGATGAGGTGACGCGGCTGCGCGCCGCTGTCCGGCAAACCAAAACCGAGCGTCCGTTTCACATTGATGCCTGGGTGGTCTTGCCCGATCACCTGCACGCGCTTTGGACATTGCCCGCCGGAGATGCGGATTTTTCGACGCGATGGGGTGCGATCAAGGCGCGGTTTACGATGTCGGTTCGTAGGGCGGGGTTCACCCCGCCATCCCGTTTGCCCATGGTCACTTCGGGACGATATGCCGGGGTGAACCCCGGCCTACGGCATGACAAAGGCGAGGTTGGCATCTGGCAACGCCGCTTTTGGGAGCACCACATCCGCGATGAGGCTGATTACCGTGCGCATGTCCGATATTGTTGGTTGAACCCGGTCAAGCACGGATTGGTCAAGCGGCCCGAGGATTGGCCCTATTCCAGCGTGCATCGGGATAGACGGTTTCAGAAGGACATGGATTTGATGTTGTAG
- a CDS encoding CTP synthetase, which translates to MGWLVVVLHVFIGSTVAGSLVVAALVMGYDTWVQILTAVLVGYLMAAPVSWVIAKRLVAQDK; encoded by the coding sequence ATGGGTTGGCTTGTGGTCGTGTTACATGTCTTCATCGGATCTACAGTTGCAGGGTCGTTGGTGGTGGCCGCGCTTGTCATGGGCTATGACACCTGGGTGCAGATTTTGACGGCCGTGTTGGTCGGCTATCTCATGGCGGCACCGGTGTCTTGGGTCATTGCAAAAAGGCTGGTTGCGCAGGACAAATAA
- a CDS encoding alpha/beta fold hydrolase: MLNIVHHGSEEQASPLLIVHGLYGSARNWGMIAKRLSDRGPVLAVDQRNHGLSPWYDTQTYQDMADDLAQVIEAEGIGPVDLLGHSMGGKASMVLGLCRPDLVQRLVVADIAPVGYGHSQIQYIEAMRQVDLSRVEKRSDAEAQLAALVDDRTLQSFFTQSLDVKGKKWWLNLDVLARDMDQIIGFPEVTGQFDKPTLFVSGADSDYVLAEHREKIKALFPNASFAKIKGAGHWLHAEKPREFEAVVRTWLDNKG, encoded by the coding sequence ATGTTGAACATTGTGCACCATGGTTCAGAAGAACAGGCATCGCCACTCTTGATCGTGCACGGGCTTTATGGCTCGGCGCGCAACTGGGGCATGATTGCCAAACGGCTCTCTGATCGCGGACCTGTCTTGGCGGTAGATCAGCGCAATCATGGATTAAGCCCCTGGTATGACACGCAAACCTATCAGGATATGGCAGATGATCTCGCGCAGGTCATTGAGGCTGAGGGCATTGGCCCCGTCGACCTTTTGGGGCATTCCATGGGGGGTAAGGCCTCCATGGTTTTGGGACTCTGCCGCCCTGATCTGGTGCAACGTCTTGTTGTGGCGGATATCGCACCGGTTGGATACGGGCATAGCCAGATTCAGTATATCGAGGCCATGCGCCAGGTGGACCTCTCGCGGGTAGAGAAACGTTCGGATGCAGAGGCGCAGCTCGCGGCTCTGGTCGATGACAGGACACTGCAATCGTTTTTCACCCAGTCCCTTGATGTCAAAGGGAAAAAATGGTGGCTCAACCTGGACGTTTTAGCGCGCGACATGGATCAGATTATAGGGTTTCCAGAGGTCACGGGGCAATTTGACAAACCAACCTTGTTCGTCTCGGGTGCAGACTCGGACTACGTTTTGGCGGAGCATCGGGAAAAGATCAAAGCGCTGTTTCCAAACGCAAGTTTCGCCAAGATCAAGGGCGCCGGGCACTGGCTGCACGCGGAAAAGCCACGTGAGTTTGAGGCCGTGGTCAGGACGTGGCTCGACAACAAGGGTTGA
- the glyA gene encoding serine hydroxymethyltransferase, with protein MAHDGHQSFVSEGFFTESLTSRDPEIAKAIGLELGRQRDEIELIASENIVSSAVMEAQGSVMTNKYAEGYPSRRYYGGCQFVDIAEDLAIERACKLFDCGFANVQPNSGSQANQGVFTALLKPGDTILGMSLDAGGHLTHGAAPNQSGKWFKAVQYGVRKEDNLIDYDQVEALAKEHKPQLIIAGGSAVPRQIDFARMREIADIVGAYLHVDMAHFAGLVAAGEHPSPFPHAHVATTTTHKTLRGPRGGMILTNDEALAKKFNSAIFPGIQGGPLMHVIAAKAVAFGEALRPEFKSYIQQVIINAQAMSDQLIKGGLDTVTHGTDTHVLLVDLRPKGVKGNATEKALGRAHITCNKNGVPFDPEKPMVTSGIRLGSPAGTTRGFGEAEFRQIADWIVEVVDGLAANGEDGNSAVEAKVKAEVAEMCARFPLYPNL; from the coding sequence ATGGCTCATGACGGACATCAATCATTTGTTTCAGAAGGTTTTTTCACCGAATCGCTGACCTCGCGCGACCCTGAGATCGCGAAGGCCATCGGCCTTGAACTGGGTCGTCAGCGCGATGAGATCGAACTGATCGCCTCGGAAAACATCGTCTCAAGCGCCGTGATGGAAGCGCAAGGCAGCGTGATGACCAATAAATACGCCGAAGGCTATCCAAGCCGCCGGTATTACGGCGGATGCCAGTTTGTCGATATTGCCGAGGATCTTGCGATTGAACGCGCCTGCAAGCTCTTTGATTGTGGCTTTGCAAATGTGCAGCCAAACTCGGGGAGCCAGGCGAACCAAGGCGTCTTTACCGCCCTTCTAAAGCCCGGCGACACCATTTTGGGCATGAGCCTTGATGCCGGTGGGCACCTGACCCATGGTGCTGCCCCCAACCAGTCTGGTAAGTGGTTCAAAGCGGTGCAGTATGGCGTGCGCAAAGAGGACAACCTGATTGACTATGATCAGGTCGAGGCGCTGGCCAAAGAGCACAAACCGCAATTGATCATCGCGGGTGGCTCCGCCGTACCACGTCAGATTGACTTCGCCCGGATGCGCGAGATCGCCGATATCGTCGGTGCCTATCTGCATGTGGACATGGCGCACTTTGCTGGTCTGGTCGCGGCGGGCGAGCATCCCTCGCCTTTCCCGCATGCACATGTGGCAACCACAACCACGCACAAAACCCTGCGCGGACCGCGTGGCGGCATGATCCTGACCAATGACGAGGCACTGGCCAAGAAGTTCAATTCCGCCATTTTCCCCGGCATTCAGGGTGGCCCCCTTATGCATGTCATCGCGGCGAAGGCTGTGGCATTCGGCGAGGCGCTACGCCCCGAATTCAAATCCTACATTCAGCAAGTGATCATCAACGCCCAAGCGATGAGCGACCAGCTGATCAAGGGCGGGTTGGATACTGTGACCCATGGCACAGACACCCATGTCCTGCTGGTGGACCTGCGTCCCAAGGGTGTGAAGGGCAATGCCACCGAAAAGGCGCTTGGCCGTGCCCATATCACCTGCAACAAGAACGGCGTGCCGTTTGATCCTGAAAAGCCGATGGTCACCAGCGGGATCCGACTTGGCTCACCTGCGGGCACAACGCGGGGCTTTGGCGAAGCAGAGTTCCGTCAAATCGCGGACTGGATTGTCGAAGTGGTCGATGGTCTTGCGGCTAATGGCGAAGACGGCAACAGCGCGGTTGAGGCCAAGGTCAAAGCCGAAGTGGCCGAGATGTGCGCACGCTTCCCGCTTTATCCGAACCTGTAA
- a CDS encoding NAD kinase: MPKYEKIAFVASDVPLAQTARAALAARFGHVDEEKAEVVVALGGDGFMLETLNKVRDHGVPVYGMNRGTVGFLMNEYSETDLMERLSEAEEEVINPLLMKAQCVNGETQEALAINEVSLLRSGPQAAKLRISIDGRLRLEELVCDGAMVATPAGSTAYNYSAHGPILPIGSDVLALTAVAAFRPRRWRGALLNKNAAVRFDVIDPEKRPVMADANSNWLPNVLWVEVKSEPSVSHRILFDPGHGLEERLVREQFS; the protein is encoded by the coding sequence ATGCCCAAATACGAAAAAATCGCATTCGTGGCCAGTGATGTGCCACTGGCCCAGACCGCGCGCGCTGCGCTGGCGGCGCGATTTGGACATGTGGATGAGGAAAAGGCCGAGGTGGTCGTGGCGCTGGGTGGCGATGGGTTCATGCTGGAGACACTGAACAAAGTGCGAGATCACGGCGTGCCGGTCTATGGGATGAATCGGGGCACGGTCGGCTTTCTGATGAACGAATATAGCGAAACTGACCTGATGGAGCGTCTCTCGGAAGCCGAAGAAGAAGTCATCAACCCGCTTTTGATGAAGGCGCAGTGTGTCAATGGCGAGACGCAAGAGGCGCTTGCGATCAATGAGGTGTCCTTGCTGCGAAGCGGACCGCAGGCCGCTAAACTGCGGATTTCCATTGATGGGCGATTGCGCCTTGAAGAACTGGTATGCGATGGCGCGATGGTGGCGACACCTGCCGGATCTACGGCTTACAACTACAGCGCACACGGTCCTATCCTGCCCATCGGGTCGGATGTGCTTGCTTTGACAGCCGTGGCCGCGTTCCGGCCGCGTCGCTGGCGAGGGGCTTTATTGAACAAAAACGCCGCTGTGCGCTTTGACGTGATCGATCCCGAGAAACGTCCGGTCATGGCCGACGCCAATAGCAACTGGCTTCCCAATGTGCTCTGGGTCGAAGTGAAATCCGAGCCCAGTGTCAGCCACCGTATCCTCTTTGATCCTGGTCACGGGCTGGAAGAACGGCTTGTGCGTGAGCAGTTTTCCTGA
- a CDS encoding NADP-dependent malic enzyme, translated as MVDSQNDNLRQASLDYHEFPKPGKLEIRATKPLANGRDLARAYSPGVAEACMQIHANPADASRYTARGNQVAVVSNGTAVLGLGNIGALASKPVMEGKAVLFKKFADIDCFDIEVDEKDPEKLADIVCALEPTFGAINLEDIKAPDCFIVEKICRDRMNIPVFHDDQHGTAIVVGAAARNALHVAKKKLEDIKIVSTGGGAAGIACLNLLLKLGVKRENVWLCDIHGLVYEGREEDMTPQKAAFAQKTELRTLDDVVDGADLFLGLSGAGVLKPEHVAKMAKKPIILALANPVPEIMPDEVRKVAPDAIIATGRSDFPNQVNNVLCFPFIFRGALDVGATEINDEMQIACVEAIAELARATTSAEAAAAYQGEQLTFGADYLIPKPFDPRLSSIVPTAVAKAAMETGVATRPLEDLHAYTDSLTASVFKSALLMRPVFEAAGTAARKIVFAEGEDERVLRAAQAILEETTELPILIGRPEVINARCERLGLNIRPDRDFSIVNPEWDERYRDYWETYHDIMKRRGVTPDIAKAIMRTNTTAIGAIMVYRGEADSLLCGTFGEYRWHLNYVTQVLGDKDHHPHGALSMMILEDGPLFIADTHVRSHPNPEELAETAIGAARHVRRFGLAPRVAFCSQSQFGNQGSDSGKRLRAAIALLDQEPRDFVYEGEMNLDAALDADLRGRLLPDNRMEGAANILLFSNGDTASGVRNILKMKAGGLEVGPILMGMGNRAHITTPSITSRGLLNMAAIAGTPVAVYG; from the coding sequence ATGGTGGATAGCCAAAACGACAATTTGCGACAGGCGTCGCTGGACTATCATGAGTTTCCAAAGCCCGGAAAACTCGAAATTCGCGCCACCAAACCCTTGGCCAACGGCCGTGATCTCGCCCGCGCCTATTCCCCCGGCGTGGCAGAGGCGTGCATGCAAATTCATGCGAACCCGGCAGATGCCAGCCGTTACACCGCACGTGGCAATCAGGTCGCGGTTGTTTCAAATGGCACAGCTGTTTTGGGCCTTGGCAACATCGGCGCACTCGCGTCCAAGCCAGTGATGGAGGGCAAGGCGGTTCTGTTCAAGAAATTCGCCGATATTGATTGTTTTGATATCGAGGTGGATGAGAAAGACCCTGAAAAGCTGGCCGATATCGTTTGTGCACTAGAGCCGACTTTTGGCGCGATCAACCTAGAAGACATCAAGGCGCCGGATTGCTTTATCGTCGAGAAGATCTGTCGTGACCGGATGAACATCCCCGTTTTCCACGATGACCAACATGGCACAGCTATCGTCGTCGGCGCCGCAGCACGCAACGCGTTGCACGTGGCAAAAAAGAAGCTGGAAGACATCAAGATTGTTTCAACCGGCGGCGGGGCGGCAGGTATTGCCTGTCTTAACCTGCTGCTGAAACTGGGGGTAAAACGCGAAAACGTCTGGCTCTGTGACATCCACGGGCTGGTCTACGAGGGGCGCGAAGAAGACATGACCCCGCAAAAGGCGGCGTTTGCGCAGAAAACCGAATTGCGCACGCTGGACGATGTCGTGGACGGCGCAGATCTATTTCTGGGTCTCTCTGGCGCTGGGGTTCTCAAGCCCGAGCATGTCGCCAAAATGGCCAAAAAGCCGATCATCCTGGCGCTGGCCAACCCTGTGCCCGAGATCATGCCCGATGAAGTGCGCAAAGTGGCGCCCGACGCGATCATTGCCACAGGGCGCAGCGATTTTCCCAATCAGGTCAATAACGTACTGTGTTTTCCCTTTATTTTCCGCGGCGCGCTGGACGTCGGCGCCACCGAGATCAACGACGAGATGCAAATCGCCTGTGTCGAGGCCATCGCCGAATTGGCACGCGCGACAACATCTGCCGAAGCTGCGGCGGCGTATCAGGGGGAACAACTCACGTTCGGGGCGGACTATCTGATCCCCAAACCGTTTGATCCGCGCCTGTCGAGCATTGTTCCGACTGCAGTCGCCAAGGCAGCCATGGAAACCGGCGTGGCCACACGCCCGCTAGAGGATCTGCACGCCTATACCGATAGCCTGACAGCATCTGTCTTCAAATCAGCGCTCCTGATGCGGCCTGTGTTCGAGGCCGCGGGCACAGCCGCCCGCAAAATCGTTTTTGCCGAGGGAGAAGATGAGCGTGTGCTCCGCGCCGCGCAGGCGATTTTAGAGGAAACCACCGAGCTCCCGATCCTGATCGGTCGTCCCGAGGTGATCAATGCACGCTGTGAACGCTTGGGTCTCAACATCCGGCCCGATCGTGATTTCAGCATTGTGAACCCGGAATGGGACGAGCGGTATCGCGACTATTGGGAAACCTATCATGACATCATGAAACGGCGCGGCGTGACCCCTGACATTGCCAAGGCGATCATGCGCACCAATACCACTGCAATCGGCGCAATCATGGTCTATCGCGGAGAGGCAGATTCTCTCCTTTGTGGAACATTTGGGGAGTATCGCTGGCACTTGAACTATGTCACGCAAGTCCTTGGCGACAAAGATCACCACCCACATGGGGCCTTGTCGATGATGATCCTGGAAGACGGGCCGCTTTTTATTGCTGACACGCATGTCCGAAGTCATCCAAACCCAGAAGAACTAGCCGAAACTGCGATTGGTGCAGCGCGTCATGTGCGGCGCTTTGGTCTTGCGCCACGGGTGGCCTTTTGTTCGCAATCTCAATTTGGCAATCAAGGCAGCGATTCTGGCAAGCGCCTGCGTGCGGCCATTGCTCTCTTGGATCAGGAACCGCGTGATTTCGTGTACGAGGGTGAGATGAACTTGGATGCGGCACTGGACGCAGATCTGCGTGGCCGGCTCCTGCCCGACAACCGCATGGAAGGTGCGGCCAATATCTTGCTCTTTTCCAACGGAGACACGGCGTCGGGTGTGCGCAATATTCTCAAGATGAAGGCCGGTGGACTTGAGGTGGGACCAATCCTGATGGGCATGGGCAACCGGGCGCATATCACAACTCCCTCGATCACGTCGCGTGGGCTTCTGAACATGGCCGCTATCGCGGGTACGCCAGTCGCAGTCTACGGTTAG